ggttaatattgcgttgattcgatcacaattgccacagtgaagggaaacgttgatagtgttcactaacagggaagagtctagaaagttgagtgaagttcaatctcgtgcttctctctgtgggctgataTTCCTTTTACACTCTGTTGTTCCTTTTACACTCTGGTTGTCTTACTGTTTTACTCTTTGTCTCTGTTCGAACCCCCGCTTTAGGCACTGAGTGCTCCATCAAGCCGGAGGGAGACGAGTGTCCTAACGAGTGCAGTGACCAGGGACGCTGTGAGGATGGCAAGTGTGTCTGCTTCCCAGGGTTCAGTGGGCCAGACTGCAGTTTGTCTGACTGCCCCGGCAACTGCAATGACAAGGGGACGTGTGTGAACGGCCAGTGTGTGTGCGACCCAGGTTTCACAGGGCCAGACTGCTCTTCAGAGTCCTGTCCTGGTAACTGTAACAACAAGGGGCGTTGCGAGAACGGCAAGTGTGTGTGCAACACTGGCTTCACAGGGCCCGACTGCTCCACCAAGGCATGCCCTGGTAACTGTAACAACAAGGGGCGATGTGAGAACGGCAAGTGTGTGTGCAACACTGGCTTCACAGGGCCCGACTGCTCCACCAAGGCATGCCCTGGTAACTGTAACAACAAGGGGCAATGTGTGAACGGCAAGTGTGTGTGCAACACTGGCTTCACAGGCCCTGACTGCTCCACCAAGGCATGTCCTGGTAACTGTAACAACAAGGGGCAATGTGTGAACGGCAAGTGTGTGTGCAACACTGGCTTCACAGGGCCTGACTGCTCCACCAAGGCATGCCCTGGTAACTGTAACAACAAGGGGCAATGTGTGAACGGCAAGTGTGTGTGCAACACTGGCTTCACAGGGCCTGACTGCTCCACCAAGGCATGCCCTGGTAACTGTAACAACAAGGGGCAATGTGTGAACGGCAAGTGTGTGTGCAACACTGGCTTCACAGGCCCTGACTGCTCCACCAAGGCATGTCCTGGTAACTGTAACAACAAGGGGCAATGTGTGAacggcaagtgtgtgtgtgatagcagTTTTACAGGGCCAGACTGTTCTACCAAGTCCTGCCCTGGCAACTGCAGCAACCGTGGAAAGTGTGTGAACGGCCAGTGTGTCTGCGATAGCGGCTTTACGGGGCCAGACTGTTCCGCCAAAGCATGTCCCAATAACTGCAGCAACAAGGGAAGGTGCGTGAACGGGAAGTGCGTGTGTGAAGTGGGCTTCAGCGGACAGGACTGCGCCGCTAAGGGCTGTCCCGATAACTGCAGCAACAAAGGGCGCTGTGTgaaggggaggtgtgtgtgtcgcCGTGGTTTCGCCGTCCCGGACTGCAGCCAGTGTGAAGCTGGGTTCACTGGAGCTGACTGTGGCACCGGTAAGTCATCCAAATATTCTTCATAAAACACTCTCGGCTGTATTTGGCTTTTATATTGTCCAGTGAAACAGAGGGCACACTGTGTTAGCCACAGGGCACTACTAATACATCAGTGTTCAGTCAGTGTGGCATATAGGGCGGCAAGTAgcttagcggttaagagcgttggccCAGCAaccgaaaggtccctggttcagatccctgagctgactaggtgaaaaatatgccggtgtgctcttgagcaaggctcttaaccctaattgctcccgtGAGTCACTCTGgagaagagcgtctgctaaatgagtcAAATGGAAATATAGTATTCCCTTCTATCCAAGTCGACATACTGTTATAAATGTTACGCGTTCAATGACTGTATGTAGACCTCTACCATGTGTTGCAGCTTGATGTTACTTACACATGGACTTggaaaaatacatttacattgacTTTACAGTTAAATGGGGGAAATGTGACAGCTGGTCAAAAGGATGCCTTATTGCCTTTAAAATCAATTCCACGGTAAACATTGCATGACATTGTTGGCTTGAATGACTGGAACTAAGCACCTACCCCCCTCTAGCCATGTCTGGTGTGTCCCAGCTCAACACCAAGGACGTCACTGAATCCTCTGTCACCCTCTTCTGGACCCCACCTCCAGTCCAGTATGACACCTACCACGTCACCTTCGCCAGCCAGGTAACAACACCCTACACACTCTATTCACAAGTTCTTATGAAGTTGTGAGTCTGGGTCCTAAATAAAGCACAAAGTAAACTGAACTTGAGAAACAACTGTTAGACAACAGATGTATTAGCTGAGAATGAACAGTCACCAAAATGAACAGAAGGTTGCTCTCATGGCAGCAAGCCCGGTTCTCATTCCAGGTTTTAAGACTTGTTTTGGGGGCAAATGTTGAAAAGGTCATGGTGGTGTGTTATTTCCATGACAAATCCCCAAATCGTTTGCCTAAAATGTCCCTGAAAGCCCAAGGGAATTCAATGGTGGCATAGAGTAAATAAAAACCTCTCGTGGAAAAAGACATTGACTCCTGTGgcttctaatcaaatcaaatcaaatcatggtatttgtcacatgcttcgtgaTAGAAAAAAAGAGACAtctttttaataaaaaataaaaataacacgaggaataaatacacagcgagtaacgataacttgactatatacagtcatggccaaaagttttgagaatgacagatgtattcattttcacaaagtctgctgcctcagtttgtatgatggcaatttgcatatactccaaaatgttgtgaagagtgatcagatgaattggaattaattgcaaagtccctctttgccatgcaaatgaactgaatcccaaaagaagttgctctcggaggatgtgttggtaccattctttattcatggctgtgttcttaggcaaaattgtgagtgagcccactccattggctgagaagcaacccacacatgaatggtctcaggatgctttactgttggcatgacacaggactgatggtagcgctcaccttgtcttctccggacaagcttttttacggatgccccaaacaatcggaaaggggattcatcagagaaaatgactttaccccaatCCTCAGCAGtctaatccctgtaccttttgcagaacaCGGGGattggttatgtcgatataggacttgttttactgtggatatagatacttttgtacctgtttcctccagcatcttcacaagttcctttgctgttgttctgggattgatttgcacttttcgcaccaaagtacgttcatctctaggagacagaacgcgtctccttcctgagtggtatgacggctgcgtggtcccatggtgtttatacttgcgtactattgtttgtacagatgaatgtggtaccttcaagcgtttggaaattgctccagaggaattgtggaggtctacaaattttcTGAgggcttggctgatttcttttgattttcccatgatgtcaaggaaagaagcactgagtttgaaggtaggccttgaaatacattcacaggtacacctccaattgactcaaattatgtaaatgagGCTCTAAAACCAtgccataattttctggaattttccaagctgtgtatgtaaacttctgatccactggaattgtgatatagtgattataattgaaataatctgtctgtaaacaattgtttgaaaaattacttatgtcaaGTACAAAGTACTTgccaaaaactatagtttatttaaaagacatttgtggagtggttgaaaaacgagttttaatgactacaacttaagtgtatgtaaacttccgacttcaactgtatgtagtactttaaaatatgtttacttaagtactttacaccactgcctacagtggagcatggtggtggcagcatcatgctgtggttatgtttttcaatggcagggaatgctagactagtcaggatcaagagaAATATGTACgcggaaagtacagagagatccttgatgaaaacctgctccacagcgctcaggacctcaaaatgggctgaagattcaccttccaacaggacaatgactctaagcacacagctaagacaacgcaggagtggcttcgggacaagtctctcaatgtccttgagtccGGTCTTGAACCGATCGAACATCTCAAATCAAataatctcaaatcaaatcaaaacttgAACTGTATGCTaataaggtatttcagtattTTTagctttttatacatttgcaaatatttctaaaaaactgttttggcTTTGTAATTTTGGGGTATTGTTTGAAGATTGACGAGAAAGTGTattgatttaatccatttcagaataaggctgtacctgTACATTTAGGCTGTACCttcaatttagaataaggctgtacctgTAAAATTGAAAAaggtcaagggctctgaatattttctgaatgcactctaTACAGAGtgcttcaccatgctcaaaaggatattcatgGTCTGTCTgtttctaccaataggtgcccttctttgcgaggcattggaaaacctccctggtctttgtaggtgaatctgtgtttgaaatccactgctcaactgagggaccttacagataattgtatgtgtggggtacagagatgaattaGGGTAGGCATTCAAATGTCATGTTAGACACTATTACAGCACAcagagagtccatgcaacttattacgtgAGTTGTTAAGCAAActcttactcctgaacttatttcggcttgccataacaaaggggttaaagACTTatttgactcaagatatttcaggttttcattttttattaatttctaAAATGTTATATAAACACAAttcaactttgacattatgggctattgtgtgtagatgttttatttatttattttttatttcaccttaatttaaccaggtaagctagttgagaacaagttctcaagataaagcaaagcagttagacacatacaacaacacagagttacacatgaaataaacaaacatacaatcaataatacagtagaaaagtctatatacagcatgtgcaaatgaggtaggataagagaggcgaggcaataaataggccatgctggtgaagtaattacaatatagcaattaaacactagaatggtataatgtgcagaagatgaatatacaagtagagatactggggtgcaaaggagcaaaataaatgataaatacagtatggggatgaggtagatcggatgggctatttacagatgggctatgtacaggtgcagagaTAAGTAGTACAAAATCCAAATTTAATTTATtgtaaattcaagctgtaacacaacatgtggaaaaagtaaaagggtgtgaatactttctgaaggcagtttTGGTAGGCATAAAGTGACTACGCAACCGGATAGATAATAAATAGTGGCAggagtgtactgtatgtgatgagtcaaaagagttcaaTTCGATAGCTatatagttaaccaatagctacccggactagctatttagcagtcttatgcctTTGGCTTgggggggtggaagctgttcacggccctgttggttccagacttggtgcatcggtactgcttgccgtgcagtagcagagataaTTTtaggagccttcctctgacactgcctggtatagaggtcctggatggcagggagctcggccccagtgatgtactgggccatatgcactaccctctgtagcgccttgcggtcggatgccaagcagttaccataccaagtggtgatgcagccagtcaagatgctttcaatggtgcagctgtaaaacttttgaggatctcagggtccatgccaaatcttttcagcctcccaAGGGGAAAGAGGCATCGAGAGTGCCTTCTTCacaaatgtgttggtgtgtgtgtggaccatgataattccttagtgatgtggacaccgatgaacttaaagctctcgacccgctccactacagccccgtcgttgTGGATGGGGGCGCACTCAGCCCTCCATTTCCTTTTCCTTACtgtcgttgagggagaggttgttatcctggcaccacaatgtcaggtcactgacctcctccctacagccCGTCTTATCGTTGTCGATGATTAGGCCAACCAccattgtgttgtcagcaaacttaatgatggtgttggagtcgtgtgcgGCCATgtagtcattggtgaacagggagtacatgaggggactaagcacgcactcctgaggggcccccgtcTAGAGGGTCAGCTTGACGGATGGGTTGTTGCCTACCCCCACCACCTTGAGGCAGCCTGTCAGGattccaggatccaattgcagaggggaagtgttcagtcccagggtcctgagcttagtgatgagcttggagggcactatggtgttgaacgctgagctatagtcaatgaacagcattctcacgtaggtattcttcttgtcctggtgggagagggcagtgtggagtgctatagatattgtgtcatctgtggatctgttggggtggtatgcaaattggagtgggtctagggtgtctgggatgatggtgttgatgtgagccatgaccagcctttcaaagcatttcatggctacagacgtgagtgctacggggtgatggtcttttagacaggttaccttcgcattcttgggcacagggactatggtggtctgcttgaaacatgtaggtattacagacggggtcagggagaggttgaaaatgtcagcacatgctctgagtaggTAGATAAGTGTTACATTTGCCTGCCTCTATTTGCCGTTAGTGGATAATATGTAAGgtcatttaaaggtaatttccaattgagccgaTATATATAGCTTTTACCGTGGATGCAGTCTCCGCTAACGccggaacattgcctttaaatttcaattacactgactgactgaacttcAGCGATACGGACTGAATAGAGAGCACTTCGTTTTCTATGCCAAATGAATCAATCCAAAGATTGATCTTGGGAACAGTAACACACCACAGTTTGACAGCTGAGCAGCAGAGGTCCATCACAGAAGTTATTGGCAGGGGAGTCTCAGACGATGTCAGAAACAGATGACTCTCAATCCCTCTTAACTCACGATTGCTGTGTTTTCCTATTTTAAATTCAGTCATTAATTTCACTCAGCCTTGAAAGACTTTCAAATGGCAAAACCATTGTTTCACTGCGTTAAACACTTTAGTGGACTGTTGGAGTACATAGCAAGGTTTATAGATCCTGTAAAAGTGCAGATATTCAAACGCTTTGCAAAAAGACATAGCCGTGGACATTTTTCCAGTTTCTGTTTAATGATGTTTGGTGTTTACAAACTGTCACTAAAGTAGATACTCGTTTCAGCTGATATACTTCTATACTGGTTCAACTTATATGGTTGGATTCACAGCCATAGTAACTACAGAACGGAGGAtacaatataaaataataataataatataaaattaaTATAAAAGCATTACATAAAATGTAAAACATATGACGGGACATCATGACATAAGTGTGTTGTTGTATTAAATTTGTTCAGCAGCTCATGGTATCAATCAATGGACTAAAAAGAGCACATCCAGTATCCAATATCAAAGGTAGCTAACCGATGCAATAAATGAATTCCAGTGGATTCACAGAGACATATGCTACCAATTGTATTCAAAGCTGCCTTTGTACTCTTTGTTTTGAGTATAGGATGTTATTAGTGTTTCGCTGATTTGCATTACAGAATAACTTCCTATTGAGTTCAAGTTCAGTTACCATACAGTAGCCTGGACACTATGTATAAAGAACATGCAATGTGATGATCTAATACAATATCCGGGCCATGTGAGGTATCCCACTGTAATTGTGCCTTaaaaaaggcccagtgcagtcaaaaacgtgattttcttGTGTTTTATATATGTTTCAACATTATGAGGATGGAATAATACTGTGCAATTtagaaaatgatgataatgcccttttagcgTAAGAGCTGGTTGAAAAGGCTGCCTGAAATGTTTGCCTGTTTTGGTGAGATGGAGttgtggtgacatcaccaggcggtaaattagctaatagaccaataagaaagagttccaaacctctctgccaataacagctagttttcaatgTTTCTCTCccaactcagaccactcccagacagtcctagcaaaaatcttgcttgagaaattgcttgttatttttgtttctttttaacCATTTGAATTCAAAAATAATCAaggtaaggtacttaattgttatccagaaattatttgatattaatatataaatggctgcattggacctttaatagAACATATGCTCCCAACATGCACAGAGGGGTGATGTCAGATGTACACAATGACAAACTGGATTGATACTCATCATGCACATATTGTTGGACCTTGCTATTACAGTAGGCACACGCACTCTAGAGAAGCTGTAACCATGTCCGCAAAAGTCTAATCTCCAACACTGAAACAAAGAGAAGCACCTTAATGACAACCAAAAGTAGGGAAGTGCAACAAGATTAAACCACCCTCTTTTTCCTACTTAATGGAACTCTTTCAATGTGTGAATGAGATTGTTGTTCTTCATAAAAGGGTTTCCAGACGGAAAAAAAAgatagattttttgttgttgttgtgaaaaaCAGAGACTATTGGAGGTTACTAGAGTGAAGTTTGGCCACAGCATCAGCACCAGGATGCATTCCAAAAGCTCACCGCAAAACAGCAACGGAAACAGCCTATTTTCCGTACATGACATGGGTAGGTGTGAGAAGAAATATGGATGAAGGGAGGATCTCCTTATAAAGGGAATAAATGAAACTAGTCATAGGAGAGTCAAAGGAGAAAGTCATAGCAACAATAGTTAGGGAAAGGGAAGGATAatgggagatagagagagtggaCAGCAAGGGAGAAGAAAAGATGCAGATGTGGGATGCTTGTTGCTAGGGCAACCGTAAACACTGTCAAAAACATGGCCCTGGCCAGACAAATGACTTCACTGGTCGGCAGCTGTGACACAGCGGAAGGGAATGAATGAGGGAGATACACATTCATCTCTCATGTTTACAGATAAACAACACACGCAGACTAAACAGGACACAAACCCCACATTGTGCAAGATAAAGCACAATGACACGCTCAAAACTGGAGGCATATCACATACTGTTGTAGGTCAACGCTGGGCAACCTGGCAACCCAGCTGGGCTCCATTTCCCATATGAGAGAATATATTACACCATTGTGAAAAACCTTGGAGAACACCCCCATATTGGAGTAATTGAGTAAAACCTGAAACTACTGCTTTTAAATGAATGGAAATAATGGTCGTCTTCCAACACATTGAAGAATAACAACCTGATACTGTTTCGGGTTTTAATTGCATATTTCCTCagttggtttctcaaatgatcaCATATCAATTAAGGAAATTGTGAGAGTTGGAACGTGAAAGGCTGACAACAGTTCTCAAAGCTCTGTGATCACCTGGATTTCCCCCTTTACACGTTTACACTACTACATCATCGGAATATGAGGCTGTTCATCTCAGTGCCAAGAAAATAATAATCTGATCATTAATAAATATGAGTCCAGTTACTAATTTTAGAGAGTAGGCTTCAGCCTGACAGAATTTGTAAGTCAGCCTACTCCCCCTGCTGGTAAGCATACATGCACCCATTCCATATCATCTTTAACAGGTTCTAACTACAGTTACTTTAACAAATTAACTGAAATACCAGTAGGCCTGTGAAGGAAAAGGGATTATCAATATCTGTTCTAACGTTGACTTGATCATTTTCTGTGCCACACAGAAAGAGGGCGATCAACAGATAACATCTCAGGTTGGAGGCAAGCTCACGGCCTACACCCAAACAGGCCTGGCGGCCGGGCAGGCGTACACGGTGACAATCACTGGAGAAATAGATGGGAGAATGGGCGCTGAGAGCACAGCAGAATTCACCACTCGTGAGTCAGGAAAGCCTATTTTGTATCCCCTTATTATCATGATAACCGACTTCGGTTATCGATAGACATAAATGCTAAGTTGTTCTTCCCCCCCAACTGCTTTTCCCTCACCCAGTTATCTCTGGTCCCACAAACCTTCAAGTTGTGAAGACAACCACAACATCTGCCGTTGTCCAATGGGAACAATCGCAAGGAGACATCGACAGGTATCGCTTAACTGTTACACCCAATCAGACAGACGGAACAGCCAAGGGAAGACAAGACCTGACCCTGCCCCCTGAGAGGGACTCTGCCCAGATTGACGGTTTGGACCCGGGACATTTGTATGACATCACATTAGTGGCTGAAAAAGGCGGGATCAAGAGCAAGCCAACAACAGTCCAAGTCACTCCTGGTGAGTTTTATTGGATGAGGGGGTTGCTTACCTTACCTACTACATTGTATATGAAAAGGTCCAGGGACAAGATTGTATGAGAAGCGATCTTGATTAAGTGGGTCAGATTGTAATACTATATTTTGAGATAAGGGAGTTGCACAAACATACAGTCATGAAACAACAAAGATATTGTGAACTAAAGCAGaagaagcaggagagagagaacgtcATCACTATGTTTAAAAAGAGAGAAATCTCTGAAACAAATTGGATTCCCTGGCAATGTGAATATGCAAGGGAGGCCAGCGCTGCTCCTGTGATGTGTTATCCCACTAAAGTGAACATGCCTAGACACGTCATTATTCAATCGAGAAGGTCATTGGAAGTGAAATTAAAATGTTAGATTGAAATGAATTTATGTACAATATAAAACCTCCTCATGGAGCTAAGCTGATCTCTCTTCGTAAAATACAttctccttttctttctttcttttgtaTGACTAATGCTGCTCTCTTTCTCGACAATAGTAGCACACACTTAACTCACAACATTGAATATTTCAGCACCCGAACAGTGAATGGCAAGGTTGTGTTGATGACCATATGTAATAATCTTTCCACTTCTCTCTGCAGGTTTGGACAGCACATAGGCCAACTATTTATTGCACTAATGTCAATGCAGGTGTTGTAGGAAAGAATACTTTTTCGAATTGTTCAGTTCAAAGATAATATTTGTGACGTTCCCATTTGGATCTAACAGTGCTTCCCTCCTGTAGTTTTATCTTTGATTCCAAACAATCGCTTCATGCCTTTAGGAAAATCCACAAAGACAATATCCAGGGTGACCATGCCGGTATCACCAGGAGTAGCAAGCCACGAGGGAGACTCAGCCGGGAATACAAAGCCTGTGAAGGACATCCTCAACACGAAGGCCAAGGGTGAAGAACCAGAGAGGGTGAAGGATTGGAGTGGACCAGGCTCTGTGACAGTCGAAGGCACCAATGGAACCAAAGAGGACACATCTGTTAGAACCAGTACAAGACCACTTGTCAACACAAACTACAGGGTTATACCTAAACCAGGTGATAGAATAACCTTGCCCAGGAAACCATTCATTGGAGGCTCTATCCGTTTTAATGGTACAAGAGTCGGCCAGGGTGGGAGGAGAGTGGGTCACAGTCTTCTGAAAAAGCCTACGAGCAGAAATCCAATGGAGGTGCCAAAGGTCAAGGAGACCTTGGATACGGACTCTAAACCAGAGAATCCCTTTGTTGGGGACAAGACTGTAGCCTTAACTGTGAAAGAAACTAACCTGGAGACGAGTCCTCTTGGAGAAAAAGATGAAACTTTGACAAAGGCATATCCTGTCGGGATCCTTCCTGTAAATGACACTTCAAGATCTGGTTCTGAACCATCAGTGAAGGACCTACCCGATAGAAAAAAAGATACAGAGATTGAAACAAATGAGCCAGGGCCAGGGACAGAGGGTTTGGAGCATACCACCACATCAGAAAGAAATACGACGGTTCACCCGAATGGGAAGAAATGTGTCAACAAGGTTAAATTGACACACAGGAAAGTCAATGTGACACGTAGAGAGAGAGTCATTGGAGGGCGGTTGAATGGCACAATAGTTCAAAGTAAACCCACAGCAGGGCAGGGTTTAGCTGAAAAATTGGACGGTGCCCTAAAAGTGTCCGAAACAGGACATTCAAAGACAACATTTCATGAGCGTAACCGGGTCATTCACACACAGAGTAAagcagatgacatttctccacaCACCACCCAAAGTCCTACATATCCAACTTCCTCTTCACCAGTATCACCTACTTCCCACATGTCACTTTCTTCTTCAGCTCCCGCTAAGCATGATGAATCAATGACCGGTATGGGTCAACCTATGACTGACAGAGACGTGGCGAATGGAGAGACTTTGCCTGTTCCCCAAACCCAATCATCCAACCTCCCTCCAGAGAGGGAACCAACATCCTCCAGTGAATCAGAACAAAATGGTAAAGGACCATCTCCCTCCAACCCTGAGGACTCATACTCAGGTAAAGATCATGTTGCAGAAGTGGGAGTCAGCAAAGATGGAGCGAAAAACGTTAACGAGGGATTGTTTGGAACCAAACAAAACAAGACAAAGACTCTGAGAGTGGGCGGCTCACCTTTTCGCCGCCTACCTCCAAAGGGGCCCTACCAACGCCGCCCAAACCTAAATATGAGACCATTCCAAAACAGGACGCGTTCACCTTTTTCAGCTCCCGCAAAACAAAATGAATCAAAGACCGGTACGGGTCAACCCATGACTGACAGACAACTAGTGTTTCCAAAGACATTAACCGTTTCCCCAGCACAATCCTCAACCCTCCCTCCAGATGCTCAGCCAGAGAGAGCACCAAAGTCCTCCAGTGAATCAGAACACAGTGGCAAAGgctattcatcatcatcatccactTCAGAGGAATCAGACTTTACTAAAGAAAATGTTGCTGTGGCAGAGGATGGTATCAGCAGAGATGGGGACAGGGAAACTGACGTGGTGTCGTCTGGAACTGAACGAAACAGGTCAAGGATTCTGACACTGGGCAGCACACCACCCTTACGCCGTCTACCTCCAAAGGGGACGCAGCTACGCCGTCCACACCCAAATATGGGAGCATTCCCAAACAGGACGCGAACAAACCTGATACCCCCTTGGCATCCATCAAGAGGCCCCATACGCAGACCTTTCCCACCTAAACTGACAAACAGGGACAACGGCATCATCGTTCAAACCCCTCAAACAGGGGAGCAGGGCACCTACAGCACCAGCCAGAATGACACAAACACAGGCCTAAAGCCCAAACCTCTCCTCAAGAAAACAAATGCCACAGCTGGTAAAATAGCACGAGATCAAACACGCATAAGAAATAACAGTAGCTTGAGCCAAAGGGGCCAAGATTCAAAAACAGGCCATCCTGACAAAGGCAGCCAAGTGAGTAAGAACGCTGACTCAAGAGACAGCCCAAACCAGTTAAATGGGTCAGATGTCACTACTACTGGAAAAACAGGCCAGCCTCTAAACTCAGTGGGGGTTCAAAGCATAACCTCAGGAGGGCTCATACTCGTTTGGGAAGCACCAGAGGGGATGTACAGAAATTTCATGGTAACCCGGGAAGAGCATGGAAGTAAGAAcgaggcagaggaagag
The DNA window shown above is from Oncorhynchus mykiss isolate Arlee chromosome 18, USDA_OmykA_1.1, whole genome shotgun sequence and carries:
- the LOC110496237 gene encoding tenascin isoform X1, coding for MPLVPSFLLLLLACPALLTLSGSQSLQTGGQRAPRNTKPEGGGQPIKVVISEACVQGDSSQNQGKELDLEPGSPLVLTHRIRLVPGSCGGGCEAEFAALRDRLERLEKEVSALREKCGGPEGGCCTSQQSKGTECSIKPEGDECPNECSDQGRCEDGKCVCFPGFSGPDCSLSDCPGNCNDKGTCVNGQCVCDPGFTGPDCSSESCPGNCNNKGRCENGKCVCNTGFTGPDCSTKACPGNCNNKGRCENGKCVCNTGFTGPDCSTKACPGNCNNKGQCVNGKCVCNTGFTGPDCSTKACPGNCNNKGQCVNGKCVCNTGFTGPDCSTKACPGNCNNKGQCVNGKCVCNTGFTGPDCSTKACPGNCNNKGQCVNGKCVCNTGFTGPDCSTKACPGNCNNKGQCVNGKCVCDSSFTGPDCSTKSCPGNCSNRGKCVNGQCVCDSGFTGPDCSAKACPNNCSNKGRCVNGKCVCEVGFSGQDCAAKGCPDNCSNKGRCVKGRCVCRRGFAVPDCSQCEAGFTGADCGTAMSGVSQLNTKDVTESSVTLFWTPPPVQYDTYHVTFASQKEGDQQITSQVGGKLTAYTQTGLAAGQAYTVTITGEIDGRMGAESTAEFTTLISGPTNLQVVKTTTTSAVVQWEQSQGDIDRYRLTVTPNQTDGTAKGRQDLTLPPERDSAQIDGLDPGHLYDITLVAEKGGIKSKPTTVQVTPGKSTKTISRVTMPVSPGVASHEGDSAGNTKPVKDILNTKAKGEEPERVKDWSGPGSVTVEGTNGTKEDTSVRTSTRPLVNTNYRVIPKPGDRITLPRKPFIGGSIRFNGTRVGQGGRRVGHSLLKKPTSRNPMEVPKVKETLDTDSKPENPFVGDKTVALTVKETNLETSPLGEKDETLTKAYPVGILPVNDTSRSGSEPSVKDLPDRKKDTEIETNEPGPGTEGLEHTTTSERNTTVHPNGKKCVNKVKLTHRKVNVTRRERVIGGRLNGTIVQSKPTAGQGLAEKLDGALKVSETGHSKTTFHERNRVIHTQSKADDISPHTTQSPTYPTSSSPVSPTSHMSLSSSAPAKHDESMTGMGQPMTDRDVANGETLPVPQTQSSNLPPEREPTSSSESEQNGKGPSPSNPEDSYSGKDHVAEVGVSKDGAKNVNEGLFGTKQNKTKTLRVGGSPFRRLPPKGPYQRRPNLNMRPFQNRTRSPFSAPAKQNESKTGTGQPMTDRQLVFPKTLTVSPAQSSTLPPDAQPERAPKSSSESEHSGKGYSSSSSTSEESDFTKENVAVAEDGISRDGDRETDVVSSGTERNRSRILTLGSTPPLRRLPPKGTQLRRPHPNMGAFPNRTRTNLIPPWHPSRGPIRRPFPPKLTNRDNGIIVQTPQTGEQGTYSTSQNDTNTGLKPKPLLKKTNATAGKIARDQTRIRNNSSLSQRGQDSKTGHPDKGSQVSKNADSRDSPNQLNGSDVTTTGKTGQPLNSVGVQSITSGGLILVWEAPEGMYRNFMVTREEHGSKNEAEEEEEKEEEEEESESEEDKQEEGEEEGQTEKENNGNEEESEMGVSQGKEGREENTVTNSKSDNQRQSSDSNATAKVGDGGTIKFSKVLPGSARSFRFQNLHPQTRYSLSVFGKGPGLRSKIHRLIVSTGPELPSGLVFSEVTETSLSVSWTKPKSPVSGFKVTYTHTQEGEPVSVMVDSADSTLALSKLSPGSSYEVSVISVLGLDESDAIKDLVMTLPDPPTALQAINVTDTKALLLWRPALATVDRYVIVYGSEKGSDDVKITVSGNAAEQQLKDLQGSTMYTVTVTSQLGNLDGPAAITVFTTTSGSGGDGEVPRDLKASQVTPRSALLTWKPPSAAVGSYKLTYQTEGQEMQEVTIDSTVTEFKLTRLHPMSKYTVQLQGERGGSYTAAISTEFTTGNLRYPFPSDCSQEMLNGMHESGEVEIFPRERQGKPVLVYCDQVTDGGGWTVFQRRMDGKTDFFRGWENYSKGFGELSGEFWLGNENLHNLTSMAPMTLRVDLRAGDESVFAKYSTFTVDTVRRNYALKVSGYSGTAGDSMSYHNGRMFSTRDRDPAPFITRCAMSYRGGWWYKNCHQANLNGLYDTSVNHQGLIWTAWKGKDYSVPFTEMKLRPTSFTPPTQG